From Candidatus Poribacteria bacterium, the proteins below share one genomic window:
- a CDS encoding 2-oxoacid:acceptor oxidoreductase family protein: MDERFTQASGTHVYTGCELLVKGALESGVSLLTGYPGSPIAEVFDILQRNAELLKTNGIVAQIANNEALSIARLNGSQMADVRAIAFMKSVGFHVASDALAISNLAGTTGGAVVVVGDDTWSHSTQVPADSRFLARHVYTPLIEPSTFQELKDWINCAFQISAAADLYVCYLTTENQASGGGNVELQPNIYPDITGLNQVNLDTQLIDADKRVVLPPHTAQIETETLQERFPTALERARDLGLNEIQFVDGTSSKKRHALGFVSAGLAHSCLLHALGELNLYGDIPILKLGMTHPIDANMIKEFAEKVDEIYVVEEKRPLLENEIKALLTHAYQNGDLERYVNIWGKQFPDDLAGIPTVSGLDASILIQKLIPLIKHRFSANGTPVDLEHFAREEALQRRVSEQQIDIPRRTPTFCPGCPHRDSSSVFLEITEQFMDADYMKKHHDLDPVDLVFHGDIGCYSMLKYEPFPRLMHNLSAMALGGGSGAGIDPFIENKQIVFMGDSTFFHGGMAAISDSIKNNQDIAYIILDNQTTAMTGHQPTPAGDLDLLGNPTFAQDIEEVAQGLVGDSEIDIVRTNPEDRVNYKKYLEKTILKPGVKIVIADKECAITYHRRIRREQRKTIAKDGFLKYEKHINITPEVCEFCRECTTVTGCPGLKIVDTDYGEKVAIDQSNCVSDGACARIKYACPAFEEVIVTRKRPPQEQAIASGNRKLLSDEPLPPPPPLTFERDWNMYAAGVGGMGIGTISKVLVVAGYLQGYNVTFCDRKGLAIRNGGVYTHITYAQPDVHASPMIPYGKADLLLGLDILEAVRGITAQSLFRVASPDRTAAMVNTAKTETISTLIGKDDFDPDTLEEALQTHTNADAYFGVDLFAISEELFGNKLYANMMLLGTAFQRQLIPIELEPLQLALKQMVPHADLDTNMKAFTIGRRLALELPESTVGAGLPSSYKEMLKSKRQILERKRGGKRLSQKYVTLVEEIVETLVINADDIHRLLALYIYDLIQFEDMNYAHRYVEKIKQVNARDSETYNYRATKAAIRYLHKVMLIKDEVYVAHLLTSEEKLARDKELYKVDTKNGDKVKYVHLNRPHFTVMGLDFETDIDARNWQLNLMKRMKFLRHWLSKWHAKEKAFREWYITRVIDTFAPTHAEAYEKHLQALECAEEVRGYREIRYPKMEAAKRTVEELLGR; this comes from the coding sequence ATGGATGAAAGGTTTACACAAGCCAGCGGGACGCACGTCTATACCGGGTGCGAATTGTTAGTTAAGGGTGCCTTGGAGAGTGGTGTCAGCCTTCTTACAGGTTATCCCGGCTCCCCTATTGCTGAAGTCTTTGACATACTTCAACGCAATGCGGAGTTGTTAAAAACTAACGGCATTGTCGCTCAGATAGCCAATAATGAGGCGTTGAGTATTGCGCGGCTCAACGGTTCGCAGATGGCGGATGTCCGGGCGATTGCGTTTATGAAGAGTGTCGGCTTCCACGTCGCATCTGATGCGCTGGCGATTAGTAATCTCGCAGGCACAACCGGTGGTGCTGTTGTGGTTGTCGGTGATGATACGTGGTCCCACAGCACGCAAGTCCCTGCCGATTCCCGATTTCTCGCACGGCATGTCTATACGCCGCTTATTGAACCCAGTACATTTCAGGAACTCAAAGATTGGATTAACTGTGCCTTCCAGATTTCCGCTGCAGCCGACCTCTATGTTTGCTATTTAACCACTGAAAATCAAGCGAGTGGCGGTGGAAACGTTGAACTTCAACCGAACATTTATCCTGACATTACCGGTTTGAATCAGGTTAACTTAGATACCCAACTCATCGATGCCGATAAACGGGTTGTCTTACCGCCACATACTGCTCAGATTGAGACGGAGACGTTGCAAGAACGGTTTCCCACTGCTCTTGAGAGGGCAAGAGATCTAGGTCTCAACGAAATTCAGTTTGTAGACGGAACTTCAAGCAAAAAGCGTCATGCCCTCGGATTTGTCAGTGCAGGCTTAGCACACAGTTGTCTCCTCCACGCCCTCGGAGAATTAAACCTATACGGCGACATCCCTATTCTCAAACTCGGTATGACCCATCCGATTGATGCGAATATGATCAAAGAGTTCGCTGAAAAGGTTGACGAAATATACGTCGTTGAGGAGAAACGTCCGCTCTTAGAAAACGAAATTAAAGCACTCCTCACCCATGCGTATCAGAATGGAGACCTTGAGCGGTATGTAAACATCTGGGGAAAACAATTTCCCGACGATCTTGCAGGAATCCCGACAGTCTCCGGTTTAGATGCCTCCATTCTCATTCAGAAACTCATCCCTCTTATCAAACACCGCTTTAGCGCAAATGGTACACCTGTTGATTTGGAACACTTCGCACGTGAAGAGGCACTCCAAAGGCGGGTGTCTGAACAGCAAATTGACATTCCGCGACGCACACCTACCTTCTGCCCTGGCTGTCCACACCGTGATTCTTCGAGCGTCTTTCTTGAAATCACGGAACAATTTATGGATGCCGACTATATGAAGAAGCATCACGATTTAGATCCGGTGGATCTCGTCTTTCATGGGGATATCGGGTGCTATTCAATGCTCAAATATGAGCCGTTTCCTCGTTTGATGCATAACCTCTCCGCGATGGCTTTAGGGGGTGGGTCAGGTGCTGGCATCGATCCGTTTATCGAAAATAAACAGATTGTCTTCATGGGGGATTCAACCTTTTTTCACGGTGGAATGGCAGCGATTTCGGATTCAATCAAAAACAATCAAGACATCGCCTACATCATTTTAGACAACCAAACGACAGCAATGACAGGACACCAACCGACACCTGCTGGTGACCTTGATCTCCTCGGCAATCCGACGTTTGCACAGGATATCGAGGAAGTTGCCCAAGGACTCGTTGGCGATTCTGAAATAGACATTGTGCGCACCAACCCCGAAGACCGGGTCAACTACAAAAAATATCTGGAGAAAACGATTCTCAAACCGGGGGTCAAAATTGTCATTGCCGATAAAGAGTGCGCTATTACCTATCATCGCCGTATCCGTCGCGAACAGCGAAAAACGATCGCCAAAGACGGTTTCCTTAAATATGAAAAGCATATCAACATAACCCCTGAAGTCTGCGAATTTTGTCGAGAATGCACCACTGTGACGGGATGTCCCGGTTTAAAAATTGTTGATACCGATTACGGTGAGAAGGTCGCCATTGATCAATCAAATTGTGTCTCCGATGGTGCCTGTGCAAGGATTAAATACGCATGTCCTGCTTTTGAAGAGGTTATCGTAACGCGTAAGCGTCCGCCTCAAGAGCAAGCGATCGCATCCGGTAATCGGAAACTCTTGAGTGATGAACCTTTACCGCCGCCACCACCACTGACGTTTGAGCGGGACTGGAACATGTACGCTGCAGGAGTCGGGGGTATGGGTATTGGGACGATTTCAAAAGTTCTCGTCGTTGCGGGGTATCTTCAAGGTTACAATGTGACGTTCTGTGACAGGAAAGGGTTGGCGATTCGCAACGGTGGTGTCTATACACACATCACTTATGCCCAACCCGATGTTCACGCTTCCCCGATGATTCCGTATGGCAAGGCGGATCTTCTGTTAGGGCTTGATATTTTAGAGGCGGTCCGCGGTATCACAGCACAATCGCTTTTCCGGGTCGCATCACCCGATCGAACCGCTGCTATGGTGAATACCGCGAAAACTGAAACGATATCCACCCTTATCGGTAAGGACGATTTTGACCCCGACACACTTGAAGAAGCACTTCAGACCCATACCAACGCCGACGCATATTTCGGCGTTGATTTGTTTGCGATCTCTGAGGAATTGTTCGGCAATAAGTTGTATGCAAACATGATGCTCCTCGGGACTGCCTTCCAGCGACAGCTGATACCTATTGAATTGGAACCACTCCAATTGGCACTCAAACAGATGGTGCCGCACGCTGATTTGGATACCAACATGAAGGCGTTCACCATCGGTCGCCGTCTTGCCCTTGAACTGCCTGAGTCCACCGTAGGGGCTGGGTTACCCAGCTCCTACAAAGAAATGCTCAAGTCAAAACGACAAATTTTGGAACGAAAACGCGGTGGAAAGCGTTTATCACAGAAGTATGTGACACTCGTTGAGGAAATTGTGGAGACATTGGTCATTAATGCCGATGACATCCATCGGCTGTTAGCCCTCTATATATACGATCTTATTCAGTTCGAGGATATGAATTATGCGCACCGATATGTTGAAAAGATAAAACAGGTTAATGCCCGTGATTCAGAAACCTACAACTATCGCGCTACAAAAGCCGCGATTCGGTATCTTCATAAGGTGATGCTGATTAAAGACGAAGTTTACGTCGCGCATCTGCTAACGAGTGAAGAAAAATTGGCGCGCGACAAGGAATTATACAAAGTTGATACGAAAAACGGCGACAAGGTTAAATATGTCCATCTCAATCGACCCCATTTCACTGTCATGGGACTTGATTTTGAAACAGATATTGACGCACGTAACTGGCAATTAAACTTAATGAAACGGATGAAGTTTCTGAGACATTGGCTCTCAAAGTGGCACGCCAAGGAGAAAGCGTTCCGAGAGTGGTATATTACCCGCGTGATTGACACCTTCGCACCAACCCATGCTGAAGCGTATGAAAAACATCTCCAAGCATTAGAATGTGCGGAAGAAGTCCGCGGCTATCGGGAAATTCGCTATCCGAAAATGGAAGCCGCAAAGCGAACAGTTGAAGAACTACTTGGGAGATAG
- a CDS encoding M48 family metallopeptidase, whose amino-acid sequence MGQISIILIAGLLFLFYFEPPQESTNISDMQVVLWTIVLTGLPVLITCFVTSYVARTFSANKEENLPKLYSLRRFMVVFECISLVAYLCNLYLLNLPALINKHFAFFPMENLRQILALLPLLIGLICIRLAFYQVNQYQQGHYREIATLQFKFLLFPLLPMFIYLMTMDAIYWLPYSAKVFIVKHPYVLIGLILPVIASAYVLAPLLMQFLWKTKPLAAGSVLKEKLDLLTKQSGLKYRDIVVWQTGSLSIANAAVAGTFPWNRRIFLTDTLLEYFTDEEIETVVAHELGHIRYRHIPTYMLFALFYLLSYWFFYVLVEEPLVLHFGESQILPTLCSLVFLIVYFVFIFRYLSRRCEHQADLYAASLTKKPEAFKNALMKLAVLNSVPKSIRRFFEIFNTHPSIHRRIDFINQWIEQNLAIQRYKNYLLEVKILIALLPIFGILVLLLR is encoded by the coding sequence ATGGGACAGATAAGCATTATCTTAATCGCAGGACTGCTCTTTCTTTTCTACTTTGAACCGCCGCAAGAAAGCACAAACATCAGCGACATGCAGGTGGTTCTCTGGACAATTGTATTGACAGGTCTCCCTGTGCTCATCACATGCTTTGTGACATCGTACGTTGCGCGAACCTTTTCTGCAAACAAAGAGGAAAACCTACCGAAACTTTATTCTTTGCGACGTTTCATGGTTGTTTTCGAGTGTATTAGCTTAGTAGCGTATCTGTGTAATCTGTATCTGTTGAATTTGCCTGCCCTGATTAATAAACACTTCGCATTTTTCCCGATGGAAAATCTACGTCAAATACTCGCTTTGCTCCCTCTCCTGATCGGGCTTATCTGTATTCGGCTCGCGTTTTATCAGGTGAACCAATACCAACAAGGACACTATCGGGAAATCGCCACGCTTCAATTCAAGTTCCTGCTTTTCCCGCTGTTGCCGATGTTTATTTATCTCATGACGATGGATGCTATTTATTGGCTCCCGTATTCAGCGAAAGTGTTCATTGTCAAACACCCTTATGTTTTGATCGGGTTGATTCTGCCCGTGATCGCATCCGCTTATGTTCTTGCCCCATTACTCATGCAGTTTCTATGGAAAACAAAACCGTTGGCGGCGGGTTCAGTATTGAAGGAAAAATTGGATTTGTTAACGAAACAGAGTGGTTTGAAATACCGAGATATTGTAGTGTGGCAGACAGGTTCCCTGTCGATAGCAAACGCTGCAGTTGCGGGAACCTTTCCGTGGAACCGTCGAATTTTCCTGACGGATACACTTCTCGAATACTTCACAGATGAAGAGATCGAAACCGTCGTCGCTCATGAACTCGGACACATCCGCTACAGACATATTCCGACATATATGCTCTTTGCGCTTTTTTATCTTTTGAGTTACTGGTTTTTCTATGTCCTTGTTGAGGAGCCATTAGTCCTGCACTTCGGAGAATCACAAATCCTGCCCACGTTATGTTCGTTAGTTTTTCTAATTGTCTATTTCGTGTTCATCTTCCGGTATTTGTCAAGACGTTGCGAACATCAGGCAGATTTATATGCGGCTTCGCTCACGAAGAAGCCGGAAGCCTTCAAAAACGCCTTGATGAAACTCGCTGTGCTGAATTCAGTGCCAAAATCAATTCGACGGTTTTTTGAAATATTCAACACACATCCGTCTATTCATCGGCGAATTGATTTCATCAACCAATGGATAGAGCAAAACTTGGCAATTCAACGCTATAAAAATTATCTGCTTGAAGTTAAAATCTTAATCGCACTGCTTCCAATATTCGGTATTCTCGTCTTGCTGCTTCGTTAG
- a CDS encoding cell division protein ZapA, which translates to MEQEQQEQQEHEGKPIRFVILGTPYTIKPTEELTSEAIGELVDYVKALVESYLRKGFDEQRVPLLVAFHIADEKRRLQEKYELPLYRIVERLQFAIEEDTESGPPPLTAERQTSD; encoded by the coding sequence ATGGAACAAGAACAACAAGAACAGCAGGAACACGAAGGTAAGCCGATTCGCTTTGTTATACTCGGAACGCCTTATACCATTAAACCGACTGAGGAATTAACATCCGAAGCCATCGGTGAACTCGTTGACTATGTCAAAGCGTTGGTCGAATCCTATCTCAGAAAAGGTTTTGACGAACAGCGAGTTCCGTTACTTGTCGCTTTCCACATCGCTGACGAGAAGCGCCGTCTTCAAGAAAAGTATGAATTGCCGTTATACCGAATAGTGGAGAGGCTACAGTTTGCGATTGAAGAGGACACGGAGTCGGGACCTCCACCTCTTACTGCGGAGAGGCAGACTTCCGATTGA
- the recN gene encoding DNA repair protein RecN, producing the protein MIETLSIRNIALIDELELELAPGLNIFTGETGAGKSVILKSIGLVLGERASADIVREGANFAEVEVSVAPDDKHPIWHTAQNETDDPLLADALSDVLDPSDVVILSRRITASGRSRCLVNGRLVNLKQLQALGTLLVDIHGQHEHQSLFRTQTHLKLLDDFGGSSEARQHVGKVYTQLRALQQEAAALTETLKASEREKELLEFEIKELTSANLEEGEDERLADEARILKNAEALSGSADRAYRQLDDDGGAGFGSPVERLKAAAKELTKLSEFDDSLSELQDRLESSLYELEDIALQVRHYAEAMESNPMRLEEVTDRLALIGKLKRRYGNSIPEILAYHAEAEQKLETLQLGSEKQDALQEEIHKTIQEAQHLSTALSAKRLHVAKHLSERIEKELRTLGMDKAEFQASVRHIPDERGPFQIDGKRYAFRSDGMDDVEFLIAPNVGSEARPIARIASGGEISRIMLALKTVLVQVDEIPTLLFDEVDSGIGGKVADVVGKKLKELSAFAQVICITHLPQIARFADSHFRVDKEVVGERTLITAKPLTAEEQVNEIARMHGGKETEIGLAHARELLSVE; encoded by the coding sequence ATGATTGAAACACTCTCTATCCGCAACATTGCCCTCATAGATGAACTTGAATTAGAACTCGCGCCGGGGTTGAATATTTTCACCGGTGAGACGGGTGCTGGCAAGTCAGTCATCCTCAAGTCTATTGGATTGGTGTTAGGTGAGAGAGCCTCTGCCGACATTGTGCGCGAAGGTGCCAATTTTGCAGAAGTAGAGGTGAGTGTCGCCCCTGACGATAAGCATCCGATTTGGCACACAGCACAGAATGAGACTGATGATCCCTTATTGGCAGACGCTTTAAGCGACGTATTGGATCCATCGGATGTCGTGATTCTCTCCAGACGAATTACGGCGAGCGGTAGGAGCCGCTGCCTTGTCAACGGACGTTTAGTAAATTTAAAACAGTTGCAAGCACTCGGTACATTACTTGTTGATATCCATGGTCAACATGAACATCAATCGTTGTTCAGGACGCAGACACATCTCAAGCTTTTAGACGATTTCGGTGGTAGCAGTGAGGCGCGTCAACACGTTGGAAAAGTATACACGCAGCTGCGAGCCTTGCAACAAGAAGCAGCCGCTCTCACAGAGACTTTGAAAGCATCGGAACGGGAAAAGGAACTCCTTGAGTTTGAGATTAAAGAACTCACCTCAGCAAATCTGGAGGAAGGTGAGGACGAAAGACTGGCGGATGAAGCTCGGATCCTCAAAAACGCAGAGGCGTTAAGTGGGTCGGCGGACAGGGCGTATAGACAACTTGATGACGATGGAGGGGCTGGTTTTGGAAGTCCCGTTGAACGCCTAAAAGCTGCCGCGAAAGAACTTACAAAGTTGTCGGAATTTGATGACAGCCTCTCTGAATTGCAGGATCGGTTGGAATCATCGCTCTACGAATTGGAGGACATTGCGTTACAGGTCCGACACTATGCAGAGGCAATGGAGTCCAACCCGATGCGGTTGGAGGAAGTTACGGACCGGTTGGCATTGATTGGGAAGCTCAAACGGCGTTATGGCAATTCTATTCCAGAGATATTAGCCTACCACGCCGAAGCCGAGCAGAAATTGGAGACCCTACAACTCGGTTCAGAGAAGCAGGACGCGCTTCAAGAGGAAATTCACAAAACGATCCAAGAAGCGCAACATTTATCTACTGCACTCTCTGCGAAACGGCTTCACGTTGCGAAGCATCTTTCAGAACGGATTGAGAAAGAACTTCGGACACTCGGCATGGACAAGGCGGAGTTTCAGGCATCCGTCCGGCATATACCCGACGAACGCGGTCCATTTCAGATAGATGGTAAACGCTATGCGTTCCGTTCCGACGGAATGGACGATGTTGAGTTCTTGATTGCACCGAATGTCGGTTCTGAAGCTCGCCCGATTGCCAGAATCGCGTCAGGCGGCGAAATTTCACGCATCATGCTCGCGTTAAAGACAGTGTTGGTTCAGGTTGATGAGATTCCGACACTACTTTTTGACGAAGTTGATAGTGGCATCGGTGGCAAGGTCGCGGATGTGGTCGGTAAAAAATTGAAAGAACTGTCAGCATTTGCGCAAGTTATCTGTATTACGCATCTCCCGCAGATCGCCCGTTTTGCGGATAGCCATTTCCGAGTCGATAAAGAGGTCGTCGGCGAACGCACGTTGATTACAGCAAAACCGCTGACCGCAGAAGAACAGGTTAACGAAATCGCCCGAATGCACGGCGGCAAAGAAACCGAAATAGGGCTTGCCCATGCCCGTGAGTTGTTGTCAGTGGAATAG
- a CDS encoding shikimate dehydrogenase, with protein MHTRHLLTGHTRVVGVIGDPVEHSRSPQMHNAAFAKAGLDYVYVPFHVRPDDLAQAIAGFKAISVVGINVTLPHKQAVIPSLTSISREAELIGAVNTLTFTNEGIHGDNTDAPGVLRALEESGDMSVPVGGDVVVLGAGGAARAVVVALALAGVASITIANRTVEKAVSLAEEMCQKTGVSMQGMGLTDTRLPVAVGQSVLLINTATASMDTNVPLLVSADWLQPNTIVYDIVYTPPVTPLMQAAAERGCQTLGGIGMLVYQGAIAFEKWTGVTPCTETMRQAL; from the coding sequence ATGCACACGCGACATTTATTGACAGGACATACCCGTGTTGTCGGTGTTATTGGTGACCCTGTAGAACACAGCCGTTCACCTCAGATGCACAACGCCGCCTTTGCTAAGGCAGGGCTTGATTATGTATACGTCCCTTTCCATGTTCGTCCCGATGATTTGGCGCAGGCGATCGCCGGATTTAAAGCAATTAGTGTCGTTGGAATTAACGTAACACTTCCGCATAAACAGGCAGTCATTCCGTCCCTTACATCGATCTCGCGGGAAGCGGAACTTATCGGTGCTGTGAACACGCTGACCTTTACCAATGAAGGTATACACGGCGACAATACAGATGCTCCGGGAGTCTTAAGGGCATTGGAAGAAAGTGGAGACATGTCTGTGCCGGTAGGCGGAGATGTTGTCGTCTTAGGCGCGGGTGGTGCTGCAAGGGCCGTTGTTGTTGCATTGGCACTTGCCGGTGTGGCATCAATCACAATCGCCAATCGTACGGTGGAGAAAGCCGTTTCCTTAGCGGAAGAGATGTGTCAAAAGACAGGTGTTTCCATGCAGGGAATGGGACTTACAGATACTCGATTGCCTGTTGCTGTCGGTCAAAGTGTGCTTCTCATTAATACGGCGACGGCAAGTATGGATACAAACGTTCCGCTGCTGGTTTCTGCCGATTGGCTTCAACCGAATACTATCGTTTACGACATTGTGTATACGCCTCCGGTGACACCCTTGATGCAAGCCGCTGCCGAACGCGGATGTCAAACCCTTGGCGGTATCGGGATGTTAGTGTATCAAGGGGCGATCGCTTTTGAAAAATGGACGGGTGTCACGCCGTGTACAGAGACAATGCGTCAGGCCCTATAA
- a CDS encoding O-antigen ligase family protein produces the protein MKSGKRILPFVVCLAFGCVIGSYSDTPLPFLCLLITTGTFVFLGMEIAVYLLLIALPFSFRYILPGRFFEIQTPTEPLLGMLAAVYCVRKLIDRTLQKDKPENTFPFFLPICLYIFIMFLSAINTPDLFGTLKGTLRATVYVLFSVVVYTVVQNRTTLKRFFIASFPSAAVAVIWTVIVLVYHIDAWQWTSAYRSAPFTNYSVYGAFTALFFLVCLSRFLFDNSQYDRVLWTVWFVCFGVGLLMCFSRGVWLSVIVAVGFMLLQLGRGVTHKKVLFVSAACLILLACLSLPSIYNIFVERISSTVDLSYASNRARLLRWGQAFVMFVENPILGKGYGAFAMLYEEDVALVGSYTAQYQLGAHSEYLQVMAELGIVGLAVWIWLNFAFLRYGFRALKTLSDGFYRAIVIGLMAAEISLMVHFTVNNLLNGDAIGVPFWGIYGLLPAVVQMAAREKNTSETEDDV, from the coding sequence TTGAAATCTGGTAAGCGAATCCTCCCCTTTGTTGTCTGTCTCGCGTTCGGCTGCGTTATCGGCAGTTATTCGGACACACCACTCCCGTTTCTCTGTTTGTTGATCACAACGGGGACTTTCGTTTTCCTCGGCATGGAGATTGCAGTGTATCTGCTGTTAATTGCCCTGCCGTTTTCATTTCGCTATATTCTCCCCGGTCGTTTTTTCGAGATTCAAACACCGACAGAACCCCTATTAGGCATGCTTGCCGCCGTTTATTGTGTGCGAAAGCTAATTGACCGGACACTCCAAAAGGATAAACCGGAAAACACCTTCCCCTTTTTCTTACCAATCTGCTTATACATCTTCATTATGTTCCTCTCGGCAATCAACACGCCGGATCTGTTTGGTACACTTAAAGGAACACTCCGTGCGACAGTTTACGTACTGTTTAGTGTCGTCGTGTATACTGTGGTTCAAAATAGGACGACACTGAAACGATTTTTTATTGCGAGTTTTCCGTCTGCAGCGGTTGCCGTTATCTGGACAGTTATTGTCTTAGTTTATCACATTGATGCATGGCAGTGGACAAGTGCTTATCGGAGCGCGCCGTTTACGAATTACTCCGTCTACGGGGCATTCACCGCACTTTTCTTTCTTGTGTGCCTCAGTCGTTTCCTGTTTGACAATAGTCAGTATGATCGTGTGTTATGGACGGTGTGGTTTGTCTGCTTCGGTGTGGGGTTACTGATGTGCTTTTCACGCGGCGTTTGGCTCTCTGTTATTGTCGCCGTCGGCTTTATGCTGTTGCAACTCGGACGAGGTGTCACGCATAAAAAGGTTCTATTTGTTAGTGCGGCGTGTCTCATCTTATTAGCCTGTCTAAGTTTACCCAGTATCTATAACATCTTTGTTGAACGAATTTCGTCCACGGTGGACCTCAGTTATGCTTCAAACCGGGCGCGCCTCCTGCGGTGGGGACAGGCATTCGTGATGTTCGTTGAAAACCCTATTTTGGGGAAGGGCTATGGGGCATTTGCGATGCTATATGAGGAGGATGTAGCACTTGTTGGGAGTTATACAGCGCAATATCAACTCGGTGCACATAGCGAATATCTTCAGGTTATGGCGGAATTGGGGATCGTTGGGTTAGCCGTGTGGATCTGGCTGAATTTTGCCTTCTTGCGCTACGGCTTCCGTGCGCTCAAAACGCTAAGCGATGGCTTTTACCGTGCTATTGTTATTGGGTTGATGGCAGCAGAAATTTCACTGATGGTGCATTTCACGGTGAACAACCTCCTGAATGGCGATGCCATTGGTGTTCCTTTTTGGGGCATTTATGGGTTGTTGCCAGCTGTCGTGCAGATGGCTGCCCGGGAAAAGAATACATCGGAAACCGAAGATGATGTATAA
- a CDS encoding OmpA family protein produces MLSRTAFTIIALLGVALVMSSCGKLNQEEFEMWKNEHVSKMEQTNSEVSNKITMLEGKLDQHDKDTTEAISRAKDEAIAVSQQGDADTMAAAEQKAKEQDAQLRVDLTKAIDMQGQKSMDFAKSEDAKIQKQLMAVEDTDKAQNEAINQLASKVMAIEEGLAMVAEEVSSMPTLLVTVTFASGRTALDSDAKQTIDGILEQLMEASDAKVQVIGHADGMPVLRGSYRSNWDLSQARANSASKYLQSKGIDAGRIETIGKAHTDPVAPQNTAAGRAMNRRVEVILVPAHSHSHPH; encoded by the coding sequence ATGTTAAGTAGAACCGCTTTCACAATTATCGCTCTTCTTGGAGTTGCACTTGTTATGAGTAGCTGCGGTAAGTTGAATCAGGAAGAGTTTGAAATGTGGAAGAATGAACATGTCTCGAAGATGGAGCAGACCAATTCTGAAGTGTCAAACAAAATCACGATGTTAGAGGGCAAACTCGATCAGCATGATAAAGATACGACAGAAGCAATCTCCAGAGCGAAGGACGAGGCAATTGCCGTATCTCAGCAAGGTGATGCTGACACCATGGCTGCTGCGGAACAAAAAGCCAAAGAACAGGATGCACAGCTCCGCGTAGACCTGACGAAGGCTATTGATATGCAAGGGCAGAAGTCAATGGATTTCGCGAAAAGCGAAGACGCAAAAATCCAAAAACAGCTCATGGCTGTTGAAGATACCGACAAGGCGCAAAATGAAGCGATAAATCAGCTTGCCTCTAAAGTGATGGCTATAGAGGAAGGGTTGGCAATGGTGGCAGAAGAGGTCTCCTCAATGCCGACACTGCTGGTTACCGTCACTTTCGCCAGTGGACGTACCGCTTTAGACAGCGACGCGAAACAGACAATTGATGGTATCCTTGAACAACTCATGGAAGCTTCAGATGCCAAAGTCCAGGTTATTGGGCACGCTGATGGCATGCCAGTACTGCGCGGAAGTTACAGAAGCAATTGGGATCTCTCACAGGCACGCGCGAACTCCGCTTCAAAGTATCTACAATCGAAAGGGATCGATGCCGGTAGAATTGAGACAATCGGTAAGGCACATACCGATCCTGTTGCCCCGCAGAATACCGCTGCAGGCAGAGCTATGAATCGTAGGGTCGAAGTCATTCTGGTTCCGGCACATAGCCATAGTCATCCACATTAA